From a region of the Triticum aestivum cultivar Chinese Spring chromosome 7D, IWGSC CS RefSeq v2.1, whole genome shotgun sequence genome:
- the LOC543422 gene encoding pathogenesis-related protein PRB1-3: MQTPKLAILLALAMSAAMANLSQAQNSPQDYLSPHNAARAAVGVGAVTWSTKLQGFAQSYANQRINDCKLQHSGGPYGENIFWGSAGADWKAADAVNAWVGEKKDYDYGSNTCAAGKVCGHYTQVVWRASTSIGCARVVCNNNLGVFITCNYEPRGNIIGQKPY, encoded by the coding sequence ATGCAGACGCCCAAGCTAGCCATCTTGCTCGCCCTAGCCATGTCAGCCGCCATGGCTAATCTTTCCCAGGCGCAGAACTCGCCTCAGGACTACCTCTCACCGCACAACGCTGCCCGTGCCGCCGTCGGGGTGGGCGCGGTGACCTGGAGCACGAAGCTGCAGGGGTTCGCCCAGAGCTACGCCAACCAGAGGATCAACGACTGCAAGCTCCAGCACTCGGGCGGGCCGTACGGGGAGAACATCTTCTGGGGGTCGGCCGGCGCGGACTGGAAGGCGGCGGACGCGGTGAACGCGTGGGTGGGCGAAAAGAAGGACTACGACTACGGCTCCAACACCTGCGCGGCGGGGAAGGTGTGCGGGCACTACACGCAGGTGGTGTGGCGCGCGTCAACCAGCATCGGCTGCGCCCGCGTCGTCTGCAACAATAACCTCGGCGTCTTCATCACCTGCAACTACGAGCCCCGCGGGAATATCATTGGACAGAAACCATACTAA